A stretch of Geomonas oryzisoli DNA encodes these proteins:
- the hcp gene encoding hydroxylamine reductase, with product MFCYQCEQAANGGCSKVGVCGKKPEVAALQDLLIYSLKGIAFWANLAREKGAKDAAIDRFMLDGLFTTVTNVDFDAEEIAKLVRDAAAHRNQAQALYEKANGGAYTGTVPEAAQAFHAGTTSELVALGAKHGVKSEEIDADVHSVKEILIYGMKGYAAYAHHALVIGLENDEIYAFTHKALAATLDLKLGLMDYVGLSMECGRINLVTMELLDKANTDSFGHPVPTPVQLGTKAGKAILVSGHDLRMLEELLKQTEGKGINIYTHGEMLPAHGYPGLKKYAHLAGNFGGAWQDQAKEFVDFPGAIIFNTNCIQRPAESYKDRLFTWGLVQWPDVKNINGWDFSPVIEKALSLPGFEEAPGKEILTGFGHNAVLGVADKVIDAVKAGQIRHFFLIGGCDGAKTGRNYYTEFAENVPSDCVILTLACGKYRFNKLDFGDIGGIPRLLDIGQCNDAYSAIQIAVALAGAFNCGVNDLPLSFILSWYEQKAVAILLTLLHLGVKNIKLGPSLPAFITPNVLNFLVENFNIGPIGTAEGDLKQILG from the coding sequence ATGTTTTGCTACCAGTGTGAACAAGCCGCCAACGGTGGTTGCTCCAAAGTCGGTGTCTGCGGCAAGAAGCCGGAAGTAGCGGCTCTGCAGGACCTGCTCATCTACAGCCTGAAAGGGATCGCCTTCTGGGCCAATCTGGCCCGCGAGAAAGGCGCCAAGGACGCAGCCATCGACCGCTTCATGCTGGACGGCCTCTTCACCACCGTGACCAACGTCGACTTCGACGCCGAAGAAATCGCCAAGCTGGTACGCGACGCGGCAGCTCACCGTAACCAGGCCCAGGCGCTGTATGAGAAGGCCAACGGCGGTGCCTACACCGGTACCGTACCCGAAGCGGCGCAGGCGTTCCACGCCGGCACCACCTCCGAACTGGTCGCACTGGGTGCCAAGCACGGCGTCAAGAGCGAAGAGATCGACGCCGACGTCCACTCCGTAAAGGAAATCCTCATCTACGGCATGAAAGGCTACGCGGCATACGCTCACCACGCCCTGGTGATCGGCCTCGAGAACGATGAGATCTACGCCTTCACCCACAAGGCGCTGGCAGCCACCCTCGACCTGAAACTCGGCCTCATGGACTACGTCGGCCTCTCCATGGAGTGCGGCAGGATCAACCTGGTCACCATGGAGCTCCTGGACAAGGCCAACACCGACAGCTTCGGCCACCCGGTTCCGACCCCGGTTCAGCTGGGCACCAAGGCGGGCAAGGCGATCCTCGTTTCCGGTCACGACCTGCGCATGCTCGAAGAGCTCCTGAAGCAGACCGAAGGCAAAGGGATCAACATCTACACCCACGGCGAGATGCTCCCCGCCCACGGCTATCCGGGTCTCAAGAAGTACGCCCACCTCGCCGGCAACTTCGGCGGTGCATGGCAGGATCAGGCGAAAGAGTTCGTCGACTTCCCCGGCGCCATCATCTTCAACACCAACTGCATCCAGCGCCCGGCAGAGAGCTACAAAGACCGTCTCTTCACCTGGGGCCTCGTACAGTGGCCGGACGTCAAGAACATCAACGGCTGGGACTTCTCCCCCGTCATCGAGAAGGCGCTCTCCCTCCCCGGCTTCGAAGAGGCACCGGGCAAAGAGATCCTCACCGGCTTCGGGCACAACGCGGTGCTCGGCGTCGCCGACAAGGTCATCGACGCGGTGAAAGCCGGTCAGATCCGTCACTTCTTCCTGATCGGCGGCTGCGACGGCGCCAAAACCGGCCGTAACTACTACACCGAGTTCGCCGAGAACGTACCGAGCGACTGCGTCATCCTGACCCTGGCCTGCGGCAAGTACCGTTTCAACAAGCTCGACTTCGGCGACATCGGCGGCATCCCGCGCCTGCTGGACATCGGCCAGTGCAACGACGCCTACTCCGCGATCCAGATCGCCGTGGCCTTGGCCGGCGCCTTCAACTGCGGCGTCAACGACCTGCCGCTCTCCTTCATCCTCTCCTGGTACGAGCAGAAGGCGGTGGCGATCCTGCTGACCCTGCTCCACCTGGGCGTGAAGAACATCAAACTGGGACCGAGCCTGCCGGCCTTCATCACCCCGAACGTGCTCAACTTCCTGGTCGAGAACTTCAACATCGGCCCCATCGGCACCGCGGAAGGCGACCTGAAGCAGATCCTCGGGTAA